One part of the Candidatus Neomarinimicrobiota bacterium genome encodes these proteins:
- a CDS encoding SDR family oxidoreductase, with the protein MERYELKNLFDISGMSIAMTGGAGILGSEMAKAFAHLGAKVAILDLHKESAERVAKEIGDNEGNVLPLGCDVLNKESLKKALDVILGKLGSVDVLVNCAGGNNPRATTSKELSFFDIPEDGMKFVFDLNLVGTIYSSQIFGKAMVDSGSGVIINISSMAAVRVLTKVPIYSAAKAGVSNFTQWLAVYMAQEYSPKIRVNAVAPGFFLTNQNRFLLIDEKTGNLTERGKKIIDHTPMGRFGDPKDLIGTMIWLISPASNFVTGVVVPVDGGFSVFSGV; encoded by the coding sequence ATGGAAAGATATGAGTTAAAAAATTTATTTGATATATCCGGTATGTCAATAGCGATGACTGGAGGTGCGGGTATATTAGGAAGTGAGATGGCAAAAGCATTTGCTCATCTGGGAGCAAAAGTTGCCATATTGGATTTGCACAAGGAGAGTGCTGAGAGAGTAGCGAAAGAAATAGGAGATAACGAAGGGAATGTTTTGCCGCTTGGTTGTGATGTTCTTAATAAGGAGAGTTTGAAGAAAGCATTAGATGTTATTCTGGGTAAATTGGGGAGTGTAGATGTTCTTGTAAATTGTGCAGGTGGAAACAATCCAAGAGCAACTACATCAAAGGAGCTATCGTTTTTTGATATTCCTGAGGATGGGATGAAATTTGTTTTTGATTTGAACCTGGTTGGTACAATATATTCGAGCCAGATATTTGGGAAGGCTATGGTAGATTCAGGTAGTGGTGTAATCATAAATATATCATCTATGGCTGCAGTGAGAGTTCTTACAAAAGTTCCTATATATTCTGCAGCAAAAGCAGGTGTTAGTAATTTTACTCAATGGCTTGCTGTATATATGGCACAGGAATATTCTCCTAAAATAAGAGTAAATGCTGTAGCACCTGGATTTTTCTTAACAAATCAAAATAGATTCCTATTAATTGATGAGAAAACTGGCAATTTAACTGAGAGGGGAAAAAAGATTATAGATCATACTCCGATGGGTAGATTTGGTGATCCTAAGGATTTAATAGGAACTATGATCTGGTTGATATCACCAGCTTCTAATTTTGTTACCGGAGTAGTGGTACCTGTCGACGGTGGTTTTTCAGTATTTAGTGGCGTATAA
- the tkt gene encoding transketolase: MAVLKCTEDIIKRGANTIRFLSADGVQKANSGHPGMPMGMADVAFILWTHFLKFNPMVPDWVNRDRFVLSAGHGSMLLYSMLYLCGYDVTIEDLKSFRQWGSKTPGHPEYWCLPGVETTTGPLGQGFANGIGMAIASKIVAERFNTPEYNVFGDHKVYAIVSDGDIMEGVACEAASLAGHLGLGNIIYIYDDNRITIEGKTDLTFSENVHKRFEAYGWQVLNADAYDYQGFINAVEAAINENDKPSIIITKSHIGYGSPNKQDNAEVHGAPLGEEELKLSKRNMGWYEDKEFFVPEDIKELFNERVKELTEEYKKWEIKFNEWKSKYPELYREWLKFVNKEVPDNLEKELLEVVKDASDATRKLSGKVIQKAADLVPNLVGGSADLAPSTNTYMRAYESISQGNFRGRNFHFGIREHAMGSILNGVSLYGGFIPFGATFLVFSDYMRPPIRLAAMMETQVIYVFTHDSIFIGEDGPTHQPIEQIASLRLIPNLIDFRPADWVEVAMAWAYAIRRKDGPTALFLTRQKVPALERDSNFSPDDVLKGGYILSNSKKEVPDVVIIGTGSEVNVAVEAKRILDEKGLDVRVISMPSVKLFKQQDDNYKKCLIPSDSKVVVVEAGVTSLWKDITDSSTMVIGIDRFGASAPYKVLAEKFGFTRESVAQKILNWLSK; encoded by the coding sequence ATGGCAGTATTGAAGTGTACAGAGGATATCATAAAGAGAGGAGCAAATACAATAAGGTTTCTCTCTGCTGATGGAGTTCAAAAAGCAAATTCGGGGCATCCCGGAATGCCAATGGGTATGGCAGATGTTGCATTTATATTGTGGACACACTTCTTAAAGTTTAATCCAATGGTACCTGATTGGGTAAATCGGGATAGATTTGTTCTATCTGCTGGTCATGGTTCGATGCTACTTTATTCAATGTTGTATCTATGTGGCTATGATGTTACAATAGAAGACTTGAAGTCTTTTAGGCAATGGGGCAGTAAGACGCCTGGGCATCCTGAGTACTGGTGCTTGCCAGGAGTTGAAACCACAACAGGTCCTCTTGGACAGGGTTTTGCTAATGGAATAGGGATGGCTATAGCTTCAAAAATAGTTGCTGAGAGATTTAATACACCTGAATATAATGTATTTGGTGATCATAAGGTTTATGCCATCGTTAGTGATGGTGACATAATGGAGGGAGTGGCATGCGAGGCTGCCTCACTAGCTGGTCATTTAGGATTGGGTAATATAATATATATTTATGATGATAATAGAATAACAATAGAAGGTAAGACCGATTTAACATTTTCTGAGAATGTGCATAAAAGATTTGAAGCTTATGGGTGGCAGGTATTAAATGCTGATGCTTATGATTATCAAGGTTTTATTAATGCTGTTGAAGCCGCGATAAATGAAAATGATAAACCATCAATAATAATCACCAAATCTCACATAGGATATGGTAGTCCAAATAAGCAGGATAATGCAGAGGTTCATGGTGCACCCCTTGGTGAAGAAGAGCTCAAACTTTCAAAGCGTAATATGGGATGGTACGAAGATAAAGAATTTTTTGTACCGGAAGATATAAAAGAATTGTTTAATGAAAGGGTGAAGGAGCTTACTGAGGAATATAAAAAGTGGGAGATAAAATTTAATGAATGGAAGTCAAAATATCCTGAATTATACAGAGAATGGTTGAAATTTGTTAATAAAGAAGTGCCAGATAATCTTGAAAAAGAATTACTTGAAGTGGTAAAAGACGCCAGTGATGCTACGAGAAAATTATCAGGAAAAGTGATCCAGAAAGCAGCTGATCTGGTTCCAAATCTTGTGGGTGGTTCGGCAGATCTGGCACCTTCAACAAATACTTATATGAGAGCATACGAGTCAATTTCACAAGGAAATTTTAGGGGAAGAAATTTCCACTTTGGAATTAGAGAACATGCCATGGGGTCTATATTGAATGGTGTATCACTATATGGTGGATTTATTCCTTTCGGTGCCACTTTTCTTGTATTTTCCGATTATATGCGTCCACCTATCAGACTCGCAGCAATGATGGAAACCCAGGTAATTTATGTTTTTACTCATGACAGCATTTTTATAGGTGAAGATGGACCCACTCATCAGCCAATAGAGCAAATAGCTTCTTTAAGGTTAATACCGAATTTAATTGATTTCCGTCCGGCTGATTGGGTGGAGGTTGCTATGGCATGGGCGTATGCAATTAGAAGAAAAGATGGACCTACGGCTCTATTTCTAACTAGGCAGAAAGTGCCAGCATTGGAAAGAGATAGTAACTTTAGTCCAGATGATGTTTTAAAAGGTGGATATATCTTATCAAATTCAAAAAAAGAGGTGCCTGATGTTGTAATTATCGGAACTGGTTCTGAGGTAAATGTAGCGGTAGAGGCAAAAAGAATATTAGACGAAAAAGGATTGGATGTCAGAGTTATTTCTATGCCTTCAGTAAAGTTATTTAAACAGCAGGATGACAATTATAAAAAGTGCCTAATACCATCAGATTCGAAGGTGGTAGTTGTTGAGGCGGGTGTTACGTCGTTATGGAAAGATATTACGGACTCTTCAACAATGGTAATTGGTATAGATCGCTTTGGCGCATCAGCACCTTACAAAGTCCTTGCAGAGAAGTTTGGCTTTACTAGAGAGTCTGTTGCACAAAAAATTTTAAACTGGTTAAGTAAATAA